In Methanosphaera sp. ISO3-F5, a genomic segment contains:
- a CDS encoding valine--tRNA ligase, with translation MSSNEIPKDYDHTKEEELQTLWQNDNTYRFIGDGTRPTYIIDTPPPYPTGKLHMGHVLNWVYMDIIARYKRMNNFDVLFPQGWDCHGLPTEVKVEEIHEIKKNDVPRETFRDYCIDLTHENIEKMRKQMRSMGYSQDWDHEYITMLPENKKRTQLSFLKLYNDDMIYQDIHPINWCPRCETAIAFAEVEYKDNTTKLNYVNFPATDGSGNATIATTRPELLCACVAVVVHPEDERYTNLHGKTVTLPIYNREVTIITDESVDPEYGTGVVMICTFGDKTDVEWVTKYDLDVIDAISENGLMLPVAGKYEGMQIKECRKAIIDDLKNEGFLIKQEDVEQNVGLCWRCKTPIEIMTKKQWFVAVNKMQEEIIEQAKNMRWIPGHMYQRLENWANSMDWDWCISRQRLFATPIPVWYCDECHEVVLPSEEQLPVDPTLDKPDHACKCGCESFTPEEDVLDTWMDSSITPLTIADWPNPGWEKVYPSTLRPQGHDIIRTWAYYTIMRCYALTGEKPFDELVINGMVFGEDGHKMSKSLGNVIAPEEVISEYGADALRLWSANSVPGSDVPFGWKDIKHAYKFLRKFWNAFRFINMHLDENIPDQLTENNIIDQWILSKLNRLNQTVTEAFEEYNFANAEQAIYDFVWHDFCDEYIEAVKYRLYEDTTSTQDAKFTLKKVIETVLKLMAPITPFFADQVNSYLGNKSYDLHNGGWPEIEEELISDEIELTGSYAIDVIDELRRYKSSHGIPLNQLLNTVNIYTEDVEKVNSTIDDIKNTNKVDNITVQNGKPDLHEKVNKVEPIMSKIGPVFKQNAKKIIDYIANTDPQEIMKELEENGEVKVEDVAFTKEHITTESDLVSKTGEIVDIIKTENYEILLEVQQ, from the coding sequence ATGAGTAGTAATGAAATTCCAAAAGATTATGATCATACAAAAGAAGAAGAATTACAAACACTATGGCAGAACGATAACACTTACCGGTTCATAGGTGATGGAACAAGACCAACATACATCATAGACACACCACCACCATACCCAACAGGAAAATTACACATGGGACACGTATTAAACTGGGTGTACATGGATATAATTGCCAGATACAAACGTATGAACAATTTTGACGTATTGTTCCCACAAGGATGGGACTGTCATGGACTACCAACAGAAGTAAAAGTAGAAGAAATCCATGAAATCAAGAAAAACGATGTACCAAGAGAAACATTCCGTGATTATTGTATAGACCTAACCCATGAAAACATAGAAAAAATGAGAAAACAAATGCGTAGCATGGGATACTCACAGGACTGGGACCATGAATACATTACAATGCTACCAGAAAACAAGAAAAGAACACAATTATCATTCCTCAAACTATACAATGATGACATGATCTATCAGGACATTCACCCTATAAACTGGTGTCCACGTTGTGAAACAGCAATTGCGTTTGCAGAAGTAGAATACAAGGATAACACAACAAAACTAAACTATGTGAACTTCCCTGCAACAGATGGTTCAGGAAATGCAACAATCGCAACCACCAGGCCAGAATTATTATGTGCATGTGTAGCAGTAGTAGTACACCCAGAAGATGAAAGATACACAAATCTACATGGAAAAACAGTAACACTACCAATATACAACAGAGAAGTAACAATCATAACCGATGAATCAGTAGACCCAGAATATGGTACCGGGGTCGTAATGATCTGTACCTTCGGGGATAAAACAGACGTTGAATGGGTAACCAAATACGATCTTGATGTAATCGATGCAATAAGTGAGAATGGGTTAATGCTACCAGTAGCAGGAAAATATGAAGGAATGCAAATAAAAGAATGCAGAAAAGCAATCATCGATGACCTAAAAAATGAAGGATTCCTCATAAAACAAGAAGATGTAGAACAGAATGTGGGACTCTGCTGGAGATGTAAAACACCAATAGAAATCATGACAAAAAAACAATGGTTCGTAGCAGTAAATAAAATGCAGGAAGAAATTATTGAACAAGCAAAAAATATGAGATGGATACCAGGACACATGTACCAGAGACTAGAAAACTGGGCAAACAGTATGGACTGGGACTGGTGTATCTCAAGACAAAGACTATTTGCAACACCAATACCAGTATGGTACTGTGATGAATGCCATGAAGTAGTACTTCCAAGTGAAGAACAATTACCTGTAGATCCAACACTAGATAAGCCAGACCATGCATGTAAATGTGGATGCGAATCATTCACACCTGAAGAGGATGTGCTGGACACATGGATGGACAGTTCAATAACACCCCTAACAATAGCTGACTGGCCAAATCCTGGATGGGAAAAAGTATATCCATCAACACTAAGACCACAGGGACATGACATCATCAGAACATGGGCATACTACACAATAATGCGTTGCTATGCACTAACAGGAGAAAAACCATTCGATGAACTAGTTATCAATGGTATGGTATTTGGTGAAGACGGACATAAAATGAGTAAATCCTTAGGTAATGTTATAGCACCTGAAGAAGTCATCTCAGAATATGGGGCAGATGCACTAAGATTATGGAGTGCAAACAGTGTACCTGGATCTGATGTGCCATTCGGATGGAAAGACATAAAACATGCATATAAATTCCTACGAAAATTCTGGAACGCTTTCAGATTCATTAACATGCACCTTGATGAAAACATACCTGATCAATTAACAGAAAATAATATTATAGACCAGTGGATATTATCAAAACTTAACAGACTAAATCAGACAGTTACCGAAGCATTTGAGGAATACAACTTTGCAAATGCAGAACAAGCAATCTATGACTTTGTATGGCATGATTTCTGTGATGAATACATTGAAGCAGTTAAATACAGGTTATATGAAGACACAACATCCACGCAGGATGCAAAGTTCACACTTAAGAAAGTTATAGAAACAGTACTAAAACTAATGGCACCTATCACACCATTCTTTGCTGACCAGGTAAATAGTTATCTTGGAAACAAATCATATGACTTACATAATGGTGGATGGCCTGAAATAGAGGAAGAATTAATAAGTGATGAAATAGAATTAACAGGTAGTTATGCAATTGATGTAATAGATGAGCTACGAAGATACAAGTCATCACATGGAATACCATTAAATCAACTACTTAACACGGTGAACATATACACTGAGGATGTTGAAAAAGTCAACTCCACAATAGATGATATTAAAAACACAAACAAGGTTGATAATATCACAGTTCAAAATGGAAAACCTGACTTACATGAAAAGGTAAATAAAGTAGAACCAATCATGAGTAAAATAGGACCAGTTTTCAAACAAAATGCAAAGAAAATCATAGACTACATAGCAAACACTGACCCACAAGAAATCATGAAAGAACTAGAAGAAAACGGAGAAGTAAAAGTAGAAGATGTAGCATTCACAAAAGAACACATAACAACAGAATCAGACCTTGTAAGTAAAACAGGAGAAATAGTAGACATCATAAAAACCGAAAACTACGAAATATTACTAGAAGTACAACAATAA
- the aroA gene encoding 3-phosphoshikimate 1-carboxyvinyltransferase, with translation MDLKIEKVEKITGTIKAPASKSYSHRAFIAAALAEGESVLRDPLYSEDTLATLEACEQLGALFQRYPDKCIVQGTAGYIRTPDNIIDVKNSGTSVRILSSIAAIAPRANYTIFTGDESLRKRPMQDLIDALENLGVNIHSSQSNGTPPIIVKGGFDGGETDIKGDVSSQFISSIIMAAPYSKKPVTLNVRGTFVSKPYVNMTLSVISKFGIEFEYDTTNQPEYSSYYIEPQKYECTDYTIEGDYSSASYILAVASMIPSDITIQNLYKDSMQGDKIIVDIIQKMGANVTINETDIHIKSDGKLKAFDIDLSNAPDLLPTVAVLMAQAEGTSKITGVEHARYKETDRVHNCAIELENVGVEVEELRDGLIIKGKPTGGLVDSHMDHRMVMAFYVLGLKIGNISIKDASCYDISFPNFIDVMNKISN, from the coding sequence ATGGACTTAAAAATAGAAAAAGTAGAAAAAATCACAGGAACAATAAAAGCACCCGCATCAAAAAGCTACTCACACAGAGCATTCATAGCAGCAGCACTAGCAGAAGGAGAATCAGTACTAAGAGACCCACTATACTCCGAAGACACACTAGCAACACTAGAAGCATGCGAACAATTAGGAGCACTATTCCAAAGATACCCCGATAAATGCATAGTACAAGGAACAGCAGGATACATAAGAACACCAGACAACATAATAGACGTAAAAAACAGTGGAACAAGCGTCAGAATACTAAGCAGCATAGCAGCAATAGCACCAAGAGCAAACTACACAATATTCACAGGAGACGAATCACTACGAAAAAGACCAATGCAAGACCTGATAGATGCACTAGAAAACCTAGGAGTAAACATACACTCATCACAAAGCAACGGAACACCACCAATCATAGTAAAAGGAGGATTTGATGGGGGAGAAACAGACATCAAAGGTGACGTAAGCAGTCAATTCATATCCTCAATCATAATGGCAGCACCATACTCCAAAAAACCAGTAACACTAAATGTAAGAGGAACATTCGTATCAAAACCATACGTAAACATGACACTATCAGTTATAAGCAAATTCGGAATAGAATTCGAATACGACACAACAAACCAGCCAGAATACTCATCATACTACATAGAACCACAAAAATATGAATGCACAGACTACACAATAGAAGGAGACTACTCATCAGCATCATACATCCTAGCCGTTGCAAGCATGATCCCATCAGACATAACAATCCAAAACCTCTACAAAGACTCAATGCAGGGAGACAAAATCATAGTAGATATAATACAAAAAATGGGAGCCAACGTAACAATCAACGAAACAGACATACACATAAAAAGTGATGGAAAACTCAAAGCATTTGACATAGACTTATCAAACGCACCAGACCTTCTACCAACAGTAGCAGTACTAATGGCACAAGCAGAAGGAACATCCAAGATAACAGGAGTAGAACATGCACGATATAAAGAAACAGACAGAGTACATAACTGTGCAATAGAACTAGAAAACGTCGGAGTAGAAGTGGAAGAACTACGTGACGGACTAATAATCAAGGGAAAACCAACAGGTGGCCTAGTCGACTCACACATGGACCATCGTATGGTAATGGCATTCTATGTATTAGGACTGAAAATAGGAAACATCAGCATAAAAGACGCATCCTG